In Aedes albopictus strain Foshan chromosome 3, AalbF5, whole genome shotgun sequence, the following are encoded in one genomic region:
- the LOC134291714 gene encoding uncharacterized protein K02A2.6-like isoform X1 — MTFASNIQCFNWVFCFITQGLFRYKRLVFGISCAPEVFQKTIEQILSDCDHTINFIDDIIVVGRTEREHDEELRKVLGRLRDYGILLNQDKCAFKLTAIDFLGHKFDKDGMTPSTSKIEALQSFRAPATCEEVRSFLGLVNYVGAFIPDLATISFPLRELTKNKAVFKWNLEEQKAFDKLLKAISHIDRLSHFDPGLKTRVVADASPVGLGAVFLQFFEGMPRVISYASKSLTETEQRYAQTEKEALALVWAVERFQIYLVGIKFELETDHKPLEAIFSPDSSPCLRVERWVLRLQAFSYEVVYRKGKANIADSLSRLAQSQVLEPFDPDCDVYVRNVLELEAVDIGELEKASSEDPELRELREYLDRGVWNYTSSTVKAYHAFRNELGKVGELVVRGSRLIVPASMRQRMLQLAHEGHPGRTKMQQRLRLSYWWPGMDESIARIVDSCEGCRLVGQPDRPEPMERRKLPEAPWIDIAIDFLGPLPSGDYLLVIIDYYSRYKEVEILQKITAKETSERLEKIFVRLGFPRTITLDNGRQFVSVEFERYCRNRGIILNKTTPYWPQENGLVERQNRSLMKRLKISQVLNRDWKRELLTYLSMYYSTPHSTTGTTPAELMFGRNIRTKLPTLRDLSTEAPPTEYRDRDLQQKERGKVTEDLRRRAKPSELNVGDEVYMKNVLPGNKLTPTFNPKVMTVAAKQGSRVTVQNNETGKSYDRNSSHLKKVVFGNSGQNDDEETNAESLNEANPTSSGNMHVTIPEVEDPPSEEVPIDQEKPDHRNRSQREIRKPKRFDDCILDY, encoded by the exons ATGACTTTTGCTTCGAATATACAATGTTTTAATTGGGTGTTTTGTTTCATTACTCAAGGTCTCTTCCGTTACAAGAGACTCGTTTTTGGAATATCTTGTGCACCCGAGGTATTTCAAAAGACCATTGAACAAATTCTGTCGGATTGTGACCATACCATCAATTTCATTGATGACATAATCGTAGTAGGCAGAACTGAGCGGGAGCATGATGAGGAACTCCGCAAGGTTTTGGGTAGGCTGCGAGATTATGGAATTTTGTTGAATCAAGACAAATGTGCATTCAAACTAACTGCAATCGACTTCCTGGGACACAAATTTGATAAAGACGGTATGACTCCTTCTACAAGTAAAATAGAGGCTCTTCAAAGTTTCCGTGCACCAGCTACCTGTGAGGAGGTCAGAAGTTTCTTGGGTCTCGTCAACTACGTTGGTGCATTTATCCCAGACCTTGCTACAATATCATTCCCTCTTAGAGAACTTACGAAGAACAAAGCTGTTTTTAAATGGAATCTGGAAGAACAAAAAGCTTTCGATAAACTACTAAAAGCAATAAGTCATATCGATCGACTTTCGCACTTTGATCCTGGACTCAAAACTAGAGTTGTCGCAGATGCTTCCCCAGTTGGACTGGGAGCAGTGTTTCTGCAATTTTTCGAAGGAATGCCAAGGGTCATATCGTACGCTAGCAAAAGTTTGACCGAAACGGAGCAGCGTTATGCCCAGACGGAGAAAGAGGCTTTAGCTTTAGTTTGGGCGGTTGAGCGGTTTCAAATTTATCTGGTCGGAATTAAGTTTGAATTGGAAACTGATCATAAACCTTTGGAAGCAATCTTTTCACCGGATTCGTCACCCTGTTTAAGGGTAGAACGGTGGGTTCTGCGTTTACAAGCGTTCAGCTACGAGGTGGTTTACCGTAAAGGGAAAGCAAACATAGCTGATTCTCTATCAAGACTTGCTCAATCACAAGTACTGGAACCGTTTGATCCAGATTGTGATGTTTATGTACGTAATGTACTTGAGTTGGAAGCAGTGGATATCGGTGAGCTGGAAAAAGCTTCTAGTGAGGATCCTGAACTTCGGGAATTGCGAGAATATCTTGATCGAGGAGTATGGAACTATACCTCAAGCACTGTCAAAGCTTATCACGCGTTTCGGAACGAGCTCGGCAAAGTAGGAGAATTGGTAGTAAGAGGTTCCAGATTGATTGTACCTGCAAGCATGAGACAGAGGATGCTACAACTGGCTCATGAGGGACACCCAGGTCGAACCAAAATGCAACAACGATTGCGTCTATCGTATTGGTGGCCTGGAATGGATGAGTCTATTGCCCGCATAGTAGATAGTTGTGAAGGTTGCCGTCTAGTCGGTCAACCCGATAGACCAGAACCCATGGAAAGGCGCAAACTGCCAGAGGCTCCGTGGATCGACATTGCTATAGACTTCCTTGGTCCATTGCCCTCTGGAGATTATCTTCTTGTAATTATTGACTATTATAGTCGATATAAAGAAGTAGAGATACTGCAGAAAATTACAGCCAAAGAGACATCTGAACGGCTTGAGAAGATTTTTGTAAGGCTAGGTTTTCCTCGAACAATAACCCTGGATAACGGACGACAGTTTGTAAGTGTGGAGTTTGAACGATACTGCCGCAATAGAGGAATTATTCTGAACAAAACCACGCCGTACTGGCCCCAAGAGAATGGCCTTGTGGAACGCCAAAACCGCTCTTTGATGAAACGACTAAAAATTAGTCAGGTTTTGAATCGTGATTGGAAGCGAGAGCTTCTTACTTACTTGTCGATGTATTATTCGACTCCACACAGCACAACTGGAACAACTCCAGCAGAATTGATGTTCGGAAGAAACATCCGCACTAAATTACCGACTTTGAGAGATTTGAGTACTGAAGCGCCGCCAACAGAGTATAGAGACCGTGATTTACAGCAGAAGGAAAGGGGTAAAGTTACCGAAGATCTACGACGCAGAGCTAAACCATCTGAGCTGAATGTTGGGGATGAAGTGTACATGAAGAACGTCCTTCCAGGGAACAAGTTAACACCTACGTTCAACCCAAAGGTGATGACAGTGGCCGCAAAGCAGGGTTCTCGTGTTACAGTGCAGAATAACGAAACTGGAAAGTCTTACGACAGGAACTCCAGTCATCTAAAAAAAGTAGTGTTTGGGAACAGTG GTCAAAACGACGATGAAGAAACAAATGCAGAATCGCTTAATGAGGCAAATCCAACGAGTTCTGGGAATATGCATGTGACGATTCCAGAAGTTGAGGATCCACCATCCGAAGAGGTCCCCATAGATCAGGAGAAGCCCGATCATCGGAATAGGTCACAGCGTGAAATCAGGAAACCCAAACGTTTTGATGATTGCATTTTAGATTACTAA
- the LOC134289495 gene encoding coiled-coil domain-containing protein 115-like has product MPKSRDEVCQLMDKLLLHSLELMEQEVRLKTTIEAVTNDGQLDLAHTRFTKGAHSVSAVQLPTEDYRDFSALNSLTENRDELGQVQLSLDNHPVDKETGHIDPIRWFGILIPATLQSARTKFGRALEYVVECGNVQIQLRNVLLNYGALKRLKAEL; this is encoded by the coding sequence ATGCCGAAATCCCGCGATGAAGTGTGCCAACTGATGGACAAACTGCTGCTCCACTCGCTGGAGCTCATGGAGCAGGAAGTGAGACTGAAAACCACAATCGAAGCCGTCACGAACGATGGTCAACTGGACTTGGCGCACACCCGGTTCACCAAGGGGGCGCACTCGGTTTCGGCGGTGCAGCTTCCGACCGAGGACTACCGGGATTTTAGTGCATTGAACTCGTTGACCGAGAATCGGGACGAGCTGGGACAGGTCCAGTTGTCGCTGGACAACCACCCGGTGGATAAGGAAACGGGTCACATCGATCCGATCAGGTGGTTCGGGATTCTGATTCCGGCGACGTTGCAGAGCGCGCGGACCAAGTTCGGGCGGGCACTGGAGTACGTGGTTGAGTGCGGCAACGTGCAGATTCAGCTGAGGAATGTTCTGCTGAACTACGGCGCGCTGAAGCGACTGAAGGCGGAGTTGTGA
- the LOC134289492 gene encoding signal recognition particle subunit SRP72-like isoform X1 codes for MSKNENREATIRQLYSELNKQGSNGEYEKALKSANKILALDQNEQKALQCKLVCLIQLSKFEEVIKFLDRMQPPYDCTFERAYCEYRLNQPEAALKTIQNSGIKQLPPNLKELMAQILYRLERHEECYELYKDIIKNTSDDYDDERTTNLSAVVANLCVDGSKKELPVLREDTYELTYNAACALAGKQQFPEAEKKLRTSEKLCREFLEEDGATEEDIMDELAIIKVQLAYCLQMQGKSKEASVIYADALKHKTNDQALTAVASNNLVVTNKDQNVFDSKKKMKAATSEQAEHKLTSKQKKVIAFNNCLLAFFTNQSDCHMLASRLGNSYPDLEFQSLLIRVSQLARDKKYKDAIELLETYSKKQPKQELEVKFAIVHLQLLAGNRKAAVEILESLGESKYRPGVVSALVTLYLGLDNKNAASAILKNAVDWYKKNKSTAGGDLTDMWRQAASFHLRGGESETAAKSLEELLKTNPSDMKILAQLVIAYAQFNPKKAQEASKKLPALETLTTTSEIDALEATNWMMIAKAVKKKMPASGKTDQSPSTPSSEIAKQKKKTVRKRKGKLPKNYDASAVPDPERWLPRYERSGYRKKRDRRVKEIIKGSQGTASGQADQYDMSKAYNQTKQSPATPAAHEMPASGPAPRQLPRKSQHKKKKGKH; via the exons ATGTCCAAGAATGAAAACCGGGAAGCGACCATCCGGCAgctttacagcgagttgaacaagCAAGGTTCCAATGGGGAGTATGAGAAAGCCCTGAAGTCGGCCAACAAAA TTCTGGCCTTGGACCAAAACGAGCAGAAGGCACTCCAGTGCAAGCTCGTTTGTCTGATTCAGCTGTCCAAGTTCGAAGAGGTGATCAAGTTTCTGGACCGTATGCAGCCCCCGTATGATTGCACCTTCGAGCGGGCGTACTGCGAGTACCGGCTGAACCAGCCGGAGGCCGCTTTGAAAACGATCCAGAACAGCGGCATCAAGCAGTTGCCACCGAACCTGAAGGAACTGATGGCACAGATTCTCTATCG TTTGGAAAGGCACGAGGAATGCTACGAGCTATACAAGGACATCATCAAGAACACCAGCGATGACTACGACGATGAACGAACTACCAATCTGAGCGCCGTAGTTGCCAATCTTTGTGTGGACGGTTCCAAGAAGGAGCTACCTGTGCTGCGTGAGGATACGTACGAGCTTACGTACAACGCAGCATGTGCCCTGGCAGGAAAGCAACAATTCCCGGAGGCCGAGAAGAAGCTTCGTACTAGCGAGAAGCTTTgccgggaattcctcgaagaagatGGTGCCACCGAGGAGGACATCATGGATGAATTGGCAATCATCAAGGTACAGTTGGCTTATTGTCTGCAGATGCAAGGTAAGTCCAAGGAAGCTTCCGTTATCTACGCCGATGCGTTGAAACACAAAACTAATGATCAGGCCTTGACGGCTGTGGCCAGTAACAATTTGGTGGTCACTAACAAAGATCAGAATGTGTTCGActcgaagaagaagatgaaggcaGCCACTTCGGAACAGGCAGAACATAAGCTAACTTCTAAGCAGAAAAAAGTAATTGCATTCAACAATTGTTTGTTGGCTTTCTTCACCAATCAATCCGATTGTCACATGTTGGCCAGTCGTTTGGGTAATTCTTATCCAGATTTAGAATTCCAATCGTTGCTAATCCGTGTCAGTCAGCTGGCACGAGACAAGAAGTATAAGGATGCCATTGAGCTGTTGGAAACCTATTCCAAAAAGCAACCGAAGCAAGAGCTAGAGGTGAAGTTTGCTATTGTTCACCTTCAGTTGCTTGCTGGTAATAGAAAGGCCGCCGTAGAAATCCTAGAGAGCCTTGGCGAATCCAAGTATCGTCCGGGAGTAGTATCCGCTTTAGTTACTCTCTATTTGGGTCTTGACAACAAGAATGCTGCTTCCGCTATCCTAAAGAATGCCGTCGATTGGTACAAAAAGAACAAGTCTACCGCTGGCGGTGACCTCACCGACATGTGGCGTCAAGCTGCTAGCTTCCATTTGCGTGGTGGCGAATCCGAAACCGCTGCCAAGAGTTTGGAAGAGCTCCTGAAGACCAATCCTTCTGATATGAAGATCCTTGCCCAGCTAGTTATCGCTTACGCCCAATTCAATCCGAAAAAGGCTCAGGAAGCTAGCAAGAAACTCCCCGCTCTTGAAACGCTTACCACGACGTCGGAAATCGATGCTTTGGAAGCCACTAACTGGATGATGATTGCCAAGGCAGTCAAAAAGAAGATGCCCGCTTCGGGCAAAACGGACCAATCACCGAGTACGCCGAGCAGCGAGATCGCCAAACAGAAGAAGAAAACCGTCCGCAAACGCAAGGGCAAACTACCGAAGAACTACGACGCCAGCGCGGTTCCGGACCCGGAACGGTGGCTGCCACGCTATGAACGTTCCGGATATCGCAAGAAGCGCGATCGCCGCGTGAAGGAGATCATCAAGGGCAGTCAGGGAACGGCCTCTGGACAGGCGGACCAATA TGACATGAGCAAGGCCTACAATCAGACCAAGCAGTCTCCAGCCACACCGGCTGCGCATGAGATGCCTGCTTCCGGACCTGCCCCCAGGCAGCTGCCGAGAAAGAGCCAGCACAAGAAAAAGAAGGGCAAGCATTAA
- the LOC134289492 gene encoding signal recognition particle subunit SRP72-like isoform X2 → MHLLLALDQNEQKALQCKLVCLIQLSKFEEVIKFLDRMQPPYDCTFERAYCEYRLNQPEAALKTIQNSGIKQLPPNLKELMAQILYRLERHEECYELYKDIIKNTSDDYDDERTTNLSAVVANLCVDGSKKELPVLREDTYELTYNAACALAGKQQFPEAEKKLRTSEKLCREFLEEDGATEEDIMDELAIIKVQLAYCLQMQGKSKEASVIYADALKHKTNDQALTAVASNNLVVTNKDQNVFDSKKKMKAATSEQAEHKLTSKQKKVIAFNNCLLAFFTNQSDCHMLASRLGNSYPDLEFQSLLIRVSQLARDKKYKDAIELLETYSKKQPKQELEVKFAIVHLQLLAGNRKAAVEILESLGESKYRPGVVSALVTLYLGLDNKNAASAILKNAVDWYKKNKSTAGGDLTDMWRQAASFHLRGGESETAAKSLEELLKTNPSDMKILAQLVIAYAQFNPKKAQEASKKLPALETLTTTSEIDALEATNWMMIAKAVKKKMPASGKTDQSPSTPSSEIAKQKKKTVRKRKGKLPKNYDASAVPDPERWLPRYERSGYRKKRDRRVKEIIKGSQGTASGQADQYDMSKAYNQTKQSPATPAAHEMPASGPAPRQLPRKSQHKKKKGKH, encoded by the exons TTCTGGCCTTGGACCAAAACGAGCAGAAGGCACTCCAGTGCAAGCTCGTTTGTCTGATTCAGCTGTCCAAGTTCGAAGAGGTGATCAAGTTTCTGGACCGTATGCAGCCCCCGTATGATTGCACCTTCGAGCGGGCGTACTGCGAGTACCGGCTGAACCAGCCGGAGGCCGCTTTGAAAACGATCCAGAACAGCGGCATCAAGCAGTTGCCACCGAACCTGAAGGAACTGATGGCACAGATTCTCTATCG TTTGGAAAGGCACGAGGAATGCTACGAGCTATACAAGGACATCATCAAGAACACCAGCGATGACTACGACGATGAACGAACTACCAATCTGAGCGCCGTAGTTGCCAATCTTTGTGTGGACGGTTCCAAGAAGGAGCTACCTGTGCTGCGTGAGGATACGTACGAGCTTACGTACAACGCAGCATGTGCCCTGGCAGGAAAGCAACAATTCCCGGAGGCCGAGAAGAAGCTTCGTACTAGCGAGAAGCTTTgccgggaattcctcgaagaagatGGTGCCACCGAGGAGGACATCATGGATGAATTGGCAATCATCAAGGTACAGTTGGCTTATTGTCTGCAGATGCAAGGTAAGTCCAAGGAAGCTTCCGTTATCTACGCCGATGCGTTGAAACACAAAACTAATGATCAGGCCTTGACGGCTGTGGCCAGTAACAATTTGGTGGTCACTAACAAAGATCAGAATGTGTTCGActcgaagaagaagatgaaggcaGCCACTTCGGAACAGGCAGAACATAAGCTAACTTCTAAGCAGAAAAAAGTAATTGCATTCAACAATTGTTTGTTGGCTTTCTTCACCAATCAATCCGATTGTCACATGTTGGCCAGTCGTTTGGGTAATTCTTATCCAGATTTAGAATTCCAATCGTTGCTAATCCGTGTCAGTCAGCTGGCACGAGACAAGAAGTATAAGGATGCCATTGAGCTGTTGGAAACCTATTCCAAAAAGCAACCGAAGCAAGAGCTAGAGGTGAAGTTTGCTATTGTTCACCTTCAGTTGCTTGCTGGTAATAGAAAGGCCGCCGTAGAAATCCTAGAGAGCCTTGGCGAATCCAAGTATCGTCCGGGAGTAGTATCCGCTTTAGTTACTCTCTATTTGGGTCTTGACAACAAGAATGCTGCTTCCGCTATCCTAAAGAATGCCGTCGATTGGTACAAAAAGAACAAGTCTACCGCTGGCGGTGACCTCACCGACATGTGGCGTCAAGCTGCTAGCTTCCATTTGCGTGGTGGCGAATCCGAAACCGCTGCCAAGAGTTTGGAAGAGCTCCTGAAGACCAATCCTTCTGATATGAAGATCCTTGCCCAGCTAGTTATCGCTTACGCCCAATTCAATCCGAAAAAGGCTCAGGAAGCTAGCAAGAAACTCCCCGCTCTTGAAACGCTTACCACGACGTCGGAAATCGATGCTTTGGAAGCCACTAACTGGATGATGATTGCCAAGGCAGTCAAAAAGAAGATGCCCGCTTCGGGCAAAACGGACCAATCACCGAGTACGCCGAGCAGCGAGATCGCCAAACAGAAGAAGAAAACCGTCCGCAAACGCAAGGGCAAACTACCGAAGAACTACGACGCCAGCGCGGTTCCGGACCCGGAACGGTGGCTGCCACGCTATGAACGTTCCGGATATCGCAAGAAGCGCGATCGCCGCGTGAAGGAGATCATCAAGGGCAGTCAGGGAACGGCCTCTGGACAGGCGGACCAATA TGACATGAGCAAGGCCTACAATCAGACCAAGCAGTCTCCAGCCACACCGGCTGCGCATGAGATGCCTGCTTCCGGACCTGCCCCCAGGCAGCTGCCGAGAAAGAGCCAGCACAAGAAAAAGAAGGGCAAGCATTAA